A genomic region of Rhizobium sp. NXC24 contains the following coding sequences:
- the thrC gene encoding threonine synthase: MDYISTRGEAPALGFCDALLAGLARDGGLYVPREWPTLKKKEIRAFRGKSYQDVAFAVLSPFTNGEIPDDVFRGMIDEAYATFRHPAVTPLVQTGPNSFVMELFHGTTLAFKDVAMQLLARLMDYALEKRGQRATIVGATSGDTGGAAIDAFAGRERTDIFILFPHGKVSPVQQRQMTTSTAANVHALAINGNFDDCQNLVKAMFNDTAFRDCVKLSGVNSINWARIMAQVVYYFTTAVALGGPDRKISFTVPTGNFGDIFAGYVAKRMGLPIDRLVIATNENDILARTLKTGRYEMREVKATTAPSMDIQISSNFERLLFEAHDRDASKVRAAMESLKQSKGFSISESALKTIKKDFRAGRASEKQVAATIRKTLDNTGYLIDPHTAIGVFVAEKNEKPASPMVTLATAHPAKFPAAVKSACGIDPALPTWLAGLMNREERFDVLDPELKAVETFIGKHARAGE, from the coding sequence GTGGACTATATCTCAACGCGGGGAGAAGCCCCTGCCCTTGGCTTCTGCGACGCCCTTCTGGCCGGCCTTGCTCGTGATGGCGGGCTCTATGTGCCCCGTGAATGGCCGACGCTTAAGAAAAAAGAGATTCGCGCTTTCCGTGGCAAGAGCTATCAGGACGTCGCCTTCGCCGTGCTGTCGCCTTTCACCAACGGCGAAATTCCGGATGACGTCTTCCGCGGCATGATCGATGAAGCCTATGCCACCTTCCGCCATCCCGCCGTGACGCCGCTGGTGCAGACAGGTCCGAACAGCTTCGTGATGGAGCTTTTCCACGGCACGACGCTTGCCTTCAAGGATGTCGCCATGCAGTTGCTCGCACGGCTGATGGATTATGCCCTGGAAAAGCGCGGGCAAAGGGCAACCATCGTCGGCGCCACCTCGGGCGACACCGGCGGAGCGGCGATCGATGCCTTTGCCGGACGCGAACGCACCGACATCTTCATCCTCTTCCCGCATGGCAAGGTCTCGCCGGTGCAGCAACGGCAGATGACCACCTCGACGGCGGCCAATGTGCATGCGCTGGCGATCAACGGCAATTTCGATGATTGCCAGAATCTGGTCAAAGCCATGTTCAACGACACCGCCTTCCGCGACTGCGTCAAGCTTTCGGGCGTCAACTCGATCAATTGGGCGCGCATCATGGCGCAGGTGGTCTACTACTTCACTACTGCCGTCGCGCTCGGCGGCCCCGACCGGAAGATTTCCTTCACCGTTCCGACCGGCAATTTCGGCGATATTTTCGCCGGCTACGTCGCAAAGCGCATGGGCCTGCCGATCGACCGGCTGGTGATCGCCACCAACGAGAACGACATCCTGGCTCGCACGCTGAAAACCGGGCGCTACGAGATGCGCGAGGTCAAGGCCACCACCGCGCCGTCGATGGACATCCAGATCTCCTCCAACTTCGAACGGCTGCTGTTCGAAGCCCATGACCGCGACGCGTCGAAGGTGCGCGCCGCGATGGAAAGCCTGAAACAATCGAAGGGCTTTTCGATCAGCGAAAGCGCTCTGAAGACCATCAAGAAGGACTTCCGCGCCGGCCGCGCCAGCGAAAAACAGGTCGCCGCGACGATCCGCAAAACACTCGACAACACCGGCTATCTGATCGACCCGCACACCGCCATCGGCGTCTTTGTGGCGGAGAAAAACGAGAAGCCGGCGAGCCCGATGGTGACGCTCGCGACCGCACATCCGGCAAAATTCCCCGCCGCAGTAAAATCGGCGTGTGGTATTGACCCGGCGCTTCCGACGTGGCTTGCTGGACTGATGAACAGGGAGGAGCGTTTCGACGTCCTCGATCCCGAGCTGAAAGCCGTTGAAACTTTCATCGGCAAACATGCCCGGGCGGGGGAATGA
- a CDS encoding HAD family hydrolase, whose protein sequence is MSNGFDLIIFDCDGVLVDSEIIAADVESKLLTEAGYPISAEEMGERFSGMTWQNILFEVEREASIPLSASLLDKSEKLLDLRLANDVKAIPGVPFALSRLPMPRCICSNSSSARIDMMLSKVGYKELFAPHIYSAKDLGADRVKPKPDIFLHGAKQMNVPPANVIVVEDSVHGVQAARAAGMRVIGFTGASHTYPSHADRLTDAGAETVIARMMDLPGVVMALAEWEGVL, encoded by the coding sequence ATGAGCAATGGCTTCGATCTCATCATCTTCGACTGCGACGGCGTTCTGGTCGATTCGGAAATCATCGCAGCGGATGTTGAATCCAAGCTCCTGACGGAAGCGGGTTACCCGATCAGCGCCGAAGAAATGGGCGAGCGTTTTTCCGGCATGACCTGGCAGAACATTCTGTTCGAAGTCGAGCGTGAGGCGAGCATTCCGCTCTCGGCTTCGCTGCTCGACAAGTCCGAGAAGCTACTCGACTTGCGGCTCGCCAATGACGTCAAGGCTATCCCGGGCGTTCCTTTTGCCCTGTCGCGCCTGCCAATGCCGCGTTGCATCTGCTCGAATTCCAGCTCCGCGCGGATTGACATGATGCTTTCCAAGGTCGGCTACAAGGAACTGTTTGCGCCGCACATCTATTCCGCCAAGGATCTCGGTGCCGATCGCGTCAAGCCGAAGCCGGATATTTTCCTGCATGGTGCCAAGCAGATGAACGTTCCGCCGGCCAACGTCATCGTCGTCGAAGACTCGGTCCATGGCGTCCAAGCAGCGCGTGCCGCCGGCATGCGTGTCATCGGCTTCACCGGCGCTTCGCACACCTACCCTTCGCATGCCGACCGGCTGACGGATGCGGGTGCGGAAACGGTCATCGCCCGGATGATGGATCTGCCCGGCGTGGTCATGGCGCTGGCGGAGTGGGAAGGGGTTTTGTGA
- a CDS encoding MarR family winged helix-turn-helix transcriptional regulator, which translates to MQTEDDLGPLACHCLATRQLARHVSKLYERHMAPTGITSTQFSLLNFLRQNERMTMNELAAAMLMDRTTLLRAVKPLQQQGLIISAPETEGSRRLLLELSPAGESKIAEAEPCWRAAQEEYESQVGQLHAKSLRSDFFNMTHHG; encoded by the coding sequence ATGCAAACCGAAGACGATCTTGGTCCCCTTGCGTGCCATTGCCTGGCGACTCGGCAACTGGCGAGGCACGTCTCGAAACTCTACGAGCGCCATATGGCGCCAACCGGCATAACCAGCACTCAGTTTTCACTCCTGAATTTCCTCCGCCAGAATGAGCGGATGACCATGAACGAACTGGCGGCAGCAATGCTAATGGACCGCACGACCCTGCTGCGGGCCGTAAAGCCGCTGCAACAACAGGGGCTGATCATCAGCGCGCCCGAAACGGAAGGGAGCCGTCGGCTGCTGTTGGAGCTATCGCCGGCCGGGGAAAGCAAGATTGCAGAGGCGGAGCCCTGCTGGCGGGCGGCTCAAGAGGAATATGAGTCGCAGGTTGGCCAACTGCACGCAAAAAGCCTGCGCAGCGACTTTTTCAACATGACCCACCACGGCTGA
- a CDS encoding GntR family transcriptional regulator, which yields MAKERDDTIASRISRVLADRIIRGEIAPDARLRQDHIAEEFGASHVPVREAFRRLEAQGLAINVPRRGVRVASFDLKEVREVAEMRAALEGLALKHAAQHLTPAILDAAEEATREGDAAADVRAWEEANRRFHRLILAPCGMPRLLASIDDLHAASARFLFSAWQSGWEKRTDHDHRAILAALRQGRTEEAASILQKHVQWIGRSPVRTPSGSTREAFAIVG from the coding sequence ATGGCCAAAGAGCGCGACGACACGATTGCCAGCCGTATCAGCCGGGTGCTTGCCGACCGCATCATCCGCGGCGAGATCGCACCCGATGCGCGGTTGCGGCAGGATCATATTGCCGAGGAGTTCGGTGCCAGCCATGTGCCGGTGCGCGAGGCATTCCGGCGGCTGGAGGCTCAAGGCCTGGCGATCAACGTGCCCCGCCGTGGTGTCCGCGTCGCCTCCTTCGATCTCAAGGAAGTTCGCGAAGTCGCGGAAATGCGGGCTGCCCTCGAGGGGCTGGCGCTGAAGCATGCCGCGCAGCACCTGACGCCGGCAATTCTCGATGCCGCCGAAGAGGCGACGCGGGAAGGGGATGCGGCTGCCGATGTCCGCGCCTGGGAGGAGGCGAACCGCCGCTTCCACCGCCTGATCCTCGCGCCCTGCGGCATGCCGCGGCTGCTCGCATCGATCGACGATCTGCATGCCGCCAGCGCTCGCTTCCTCTTCTCCGCCTGGCAATCGGGCTGGGAAAAACGCACAGACCACGACCATCGCGCCATCCTTGCGGCCCTGCGCCAGGGGCGGACGGAGGAGGCTGCGTCTATCCTGCAGAAACATGTGCAGTGGATCGGCCGATCCCCCGTACGGACGCCCTCGGGTTCGACGCGCGAAGCTTTTGCGATCGTTGGGTAA
- a CDS encoding helix-turn-helix transcriptional regulator, which translates to MKEGPDIAQIGALIGDPARANMLTALMGGRALTATELAAAGGITLQTASTHLSKLEAGGLLAQRKQGRHRYFALADDGVGKLLESIMGFAATRGHLRHRPGPKEPALRKARICYDHLAGDYGVRMLDSLIAAGAISALDDGLSLTERGEKHLTSIGIDVNGLRSTRRPLCRSCLDWSERRAHLAGSLGKALLSNFFDKGWARRSENSRSILFTSEGERRFLALFPIDADATNQERDGVDA; encoded by the coding sequence ATGAAGGAAGGTCCTGACATCGCGCAGATAGGTGCGCTCATTGGCGATCCGGCGCGGGCGAATATGCTGACCGCGCTGATGGGCGGCCGTGCCCTGACTGCAACGGAGTTGGCGGCGGCCGGCGGTATCACGCTGCAGACGGCGAGCACGCATCTGTCGAAGCTCGAAGCAGGCGGGTTGCTCGCGCAACGCAAACAAGGCCGGCACCGCTATTTCGCGCTGGCCGATGACGGCGTCGGCAAGCTGCTCGAAAGTATCATGGGCTTCGCCGCTACGCGAGGGCACCTGCGCCACCGCCCCGGTCCGAAAGAGCCGGCCCTTCGCAAGGCACGCATCTGCTACGACCATCTCGCCGGTGATTACGGTGTGCGCATGCTCGACAGCCTGATTGCGGCCGGTGCGATCTCGGCTCTCGATGACGGCTTGAGCCTGACGGAGCGCGGCGAAAAGCATCTCACCTCGATCGGCATTGATGTGAATGGGCTGCGCTCGACGCGGCGCCCGCTCTGCCGCTCCTGCCTCGATTGGAGCGAACGCCGGGCGCACCTCGCCGGCAGCCTCGGCAAGGCGCTGCTTTCCAACTTCTTCGACAAGGGCTGGGCGCGGCGATCGGAAAACAGCCGCTCGATCCTGTTTACATCAGAAGGCGAACGCCGGTTTCTGGCGCTTTTTCCCATCGACGCGGATGCGACGAACCAAGAACGCGACGGTGTCGACGCCTGA